A single window of Eucalyptus grandis isolate ANBG69807.140 chromosome 1, ASM1654582v1, whole genome shotgun sequence DNA harbors:
- the LOC104436073 gene encoding LOW QUALITY PROTEIN: uncharacterized protein LOC104436073 (The sequence of the model RefSeq protein was modified relative to this genomic sequence to represent the inferred CDS: inserted 2 bases in 1 codon; deleted 2 bases in 1 codon), whose protein sequence is MEAADEDLQATPSSTVMAALATLSPPQLSALTDSVLADLHHHHRRVSALLSSPSLFSLALRHLLSLPLPLKSLLVARHLLSSLRLLTRHLPLPALSPPTRRPSAAATATRRPSSSSSASSATATPAPSRTPPPPSGGPSSGGTAPRTSSRSPGSGPSAAGSWSPTWRWWSGAGTSSGRSSAAWKPGRGGARWRRLRRRWWRCRRWRRREXECAVCREEMEGGRDVCELPCRHSFHWMCILPWVRKTNTCPCCRFELPTDDVFGEIRRLWGALAKIGSGSHDAGGSTWSRDDSCCNGCA, encoded by the coding sequence ATGGAAGCAGCCGACGAAGATCTTCAAGCCACCCCCTCCTCCACCGTCATGGCCGCCCTCGCTACCCTCTCCCCGCCCCAGCTCTCCGCCCTCACCGACTCCGTCCTCGCcgacctccaccaccaccaccgccgcgtctccgccctcctctcctccccctccctcttctccctcgccctccgccaCCTCCTCTCCCTCCCGCTCCCCCTCAAGTCCCTCCTCGTCGCCCGCCacctcctctcctccctccgCCTCCTCACCCGCCACCTCCCCCTCCCCGCCCTCTCCCCTCCCACGCGCCGCCCGAGCGCCGCCGCGACCGCGACGCGGcgaccctcctcctcctcctctgcgaGCTCCGCCACCGCGACCCCCGCGCCCTCGAGGACGCCGCCCCCTCCGAGTGGCGGTCCGTCCTCCGGCGGCACTGCTCCAAGGACCTCCTCTCGATCGCCGGGATCGGGGCCTTCAGCGGCGGGATCCTGGTCCCCTACGTGGAGATGGTGGTCCGGTGCCGGAACTTCGTCGGGGCGGTCGAGCGCTGCCTGGAAGCCGGGGAGGGGAGGCGCCAGGTGGCGGCGTCtccggcggcggtggtggcgctGCCGTCGGTGGAGGCGGCGGGGGAGGGAGTGCGCGGTCTGCAGGGAGGAGATGGAGGGCGGGCGGGACGTGTGCGAGCTGCCGTGCCGGCACTCGTTCCACTGGATGTGCATCCTGCCCTGGGTGAGGAAGACGAACACGTGCCCGTGCTGCCGGTTCGAGCTCCCCACGGACGACGTGTTCGGGGAGATCCGACGGCTCTGGGGCGCCCTGGCGAAGATCGGGAGTGGGTCCCACGACGCGGGGGGGTCCACGTGGTCGCGCGACGACTCCTGCTGCAACGGGTGTGCGTGA